In one Bradyrhizobium cosmicum genomic region, the following are encoded:
- the phnG gene encoding phosphonate C-P lyase system protein PhnG, which translates to MDLVTQHNTQQAQRQAAMAVLAHAEAGEIAARLRNFALPPHQDLRAPENGLVMLRGRVGGDGAPFNLGEATVSRAAVRLASGEVGFGYTLGRDGEKARLIALCDALVQSRDFGASVERDIIAPLREQLAMRRKQAAAKTAATKVDFYTMVRGEG; encoded by the coding sequence GTGGATTTGGTGACCCAGCACAATACCCAGCAAGCCCAGCGCCAGGCCGCAATGGCCGTGCTGGCGCACGCGGAGGCGGGCGAGATCGCCGCCCGCCTCCGCAACTTCGCGCTTCCACCCCATCAGGATCTGCGCGCGCCGGAAAACGGCCTCGTCATGCTGCGCGGGCGGGTCGGCGGCGACGGCGCGCCGTTTAATCTCGGCGAAGCCACGGTGTCGCGCGCTGCGGTGCGGCTTGCGAGCGGCGAAGTCGGCTTCGGCTACACGCTCGGGCGCGACGGCGAGAAGGCGCGGCTGATCGCGTTGTGCGACGCGCTGGTGCAATCGCGGGATTTCGGCGCATCGGTCGAGCGGGACATCATCGCGCCGTTGCGCGAGCAGCTTGCGATGCGTCGCAAGCAGGCGGCGGCGAAGACCGCGGCGACGAAGGTTGATTTCTACACCATGGTGCGCGGTGAGGGGTGA
- the phnF gene encoding phosphonate metabolism transcriptional regulator PhnF: MSMQDTASSGVALWRLVADGIERGIADGRFAAGDKLPGETEIAETYRVNRHTVRRALAALAERGIVRAERGSGTYVEAQRLAYPLRSRTRFSEIVGADGREPHGRLIEATDDVATRELARELGLKTGAPLVRIEAIRLADRTPICVSTTWLSAELFPGAGEVFAATRSMTKLLEHYGVRDYRRGATRITAGIVDATDTARLDLPLGRPILVVDATDHDLDGKPLVTKHSRFAAERVEFLVENG, encoded by the coding sequence ATGAGCATGCAGGACACCGCCTCCTCGGGCGTCGCGCTGTGGCGCCTCGTTGCCGACGGCATCGAGCGCGGCATCGCCGACGGCCGCTTTGCGGCCGGCGACAAGCTGCCGGGCGAGACGGAGATCGCCGAAACTTATCGCGTCAACCGCCACACCGTGCGGCGCGCGCTGGCAGCCCTTGCCGAGCGCGGCATCGTGCGTGCCGAGCGCGGCAGCGGAACCTATGTCGAGGCGCAGCGCCTCGCTTATCCCCTGCGCTCGCGCACGCGCTTCTCCGAGATCGTCGGTGCCGACGGCCGCGAGCCGCATGGCCGATTGATCGAAGCGACCGATGACGTCGCGACCCGTGAACTGGCGCGGGAGCTCGGTCTGAAGACCGGCGCGCCGCTGGTGCGGATCGAGGCGATCCGGCTAGCCGACCGCACGCCGATTTGTGTCTCCACCACCTGGCTGTCAGCGGAATTGTTTCCGGGCGCAGGCGAGGTGTTCGCCGCGACGCGTTCGATGACGAAATTGCTCGAGCACTATGGCGTGCGCGACTATCGCCGCGGCGCGACGAGGATCACGGCCGGCATCGTGGATGCGACCGACACTGCACGGCTGGACCTGCCGCTGGGCCGGCCGATCCTGGTGGTCGACGCGACCGATCACGATCTCGACGGCAAACCGCTGGTGACCAAGCACTCGCGGTTCGCTGCGGAGCGGGTGGAGTTTCTGGTGGAGAACGGGTGA
- the phnE gene encoding phosphonate ABC transporter, permease protein PhnE — translation MFDRPASARLAMPAMIVAALAVFVYGLVDLDFSPSRFINGLSQLGWISMMMIPPDPGSSLPIYLKALGETLSIALLGTTLAAVFALPVSLFAARNIVPSKILRFPVRRFLDSIRGVDTLIWALVWINVVGLGPFAGVLAIAVSDFGAFGKLFSEAIEGADQKQVEGIRASGGSPLHEIRFGLLPQVLPVIAGQVLYFIESNTRSATIIGIVGAGGIGLQLAEQIRVLEWQKVSFLILMILVAVAAIDFISSKLRFAIIGPRAVA, via the coding sequence GTGTTCGACCGACCGGCCTCGGCGCGGCTCGCAATGCCGGCGATGATCGTCGCGGCGCTAGCAGTCTTTGTGTACGGGCTGGTCGATCTCGATTTCTCGCCGTCGCGGTTCATCAACGGTCTCAGCCAGCTCGGCTGGATCAGCATGATGATGATCCCGCCGGATCCCGGTTCTTCGCTGCCGATCTACCTGAAGGCGCTCGGCGAGACGCTCTCGATCGCGCTGCTCGGCACGACGCTGGCCGCGGTGTTTGCGCTCCCGGTCAGCCTGTTTGCCGCACGCAACATCGTGCCGTCAAAAATCCTGCGCTTCCCTGTCAGGCGCTTCCTGGATTCGATCCGCGGCGTCGACACGCTGATCTGGGCGCTGGTGTGGATCAACGTGGTCGGGCTCGGCCCGTTCGCCGGCGTGCTCGCGATCGCCGTGTCGGATTTCGGCGCCTTCGGCAAGCTGTTCTCCGAGGCGATCGAGGGCGCCGACCAGAAGCAGGTCGAAGGCATCCGTGCCTCCGGAGGCAGCCCGCTGCATGAGATCCGCTTCGGCCTGCTGCCGCAGGTGCTGCCTGTCATCGCCGGCCAGGTGCTCTATTTCATCGAGTCGAACACGCGCTCGGCCACCATCATCGGCATCGTCGGCGCCGGCGGCATCGGCCTCCAGCTCGCCGAGCAGATCCGCGTACTGGAATGGCAGAAGGTGTCGTTCCTGATTTTGATGATCCTGGTCGCTGTCGCCGCGATCGATTTCATTTCGAGCAAGCTGCGGTTTGCGATCATCGGACCAAGGGCGGTGGCGTAG
- the phnE gene encoding phosphonate ABC transporter, permease protein PhnE, producing the protein MTIAVSILPEQQLAALNAAYGQAVARRRWRLLFGAAVFAAALLLAAVGAEVNLRTLFTYFGNFVSYFDRIFTLDTGQRAWTDAGEWFWGWRKWLKMLGETLLISYVGTLTGAVFAFALNFFAAENTSPAPWLRFVVRRLLEFARTVPGIVFALIFVIAFGLGPMAGVLAIAIHSTGALGKLFSEIVENADMKPAEGIRSTGASWLSCMRFAIVPQVTAGYASYALLRFEINVREASVMGFVGAGGIGQELVVAIRKFYYSDVSAILLTIIVTVFMIDIATGWLRGRLFGKGART; encoded by the coding sequence ATGACCATCGCGGTTTCGATCCTGCCCGAGCAGCAACTGGCTGCGCTGAACGCCGCCTATGGCCAGGCAGTTGCGCGCAGGCGATGGCGTCTGCTGTTCGGGGCGGCGGTGTTCGCCGCCGCGCTGCTCCTCGCCGCGGTCGGTGCGGAAGTGAATCTGCGCACGCTCTTCACCTATTTCGGCAATTTCGTCAGCTATTTCGACCGTATCTTTACCCTCGATACTGGTCAGCGTGCCTGGACCGATGCCGGCGAGTGGTTTTGGGGTTGGCGCAAATGGCTGAAGATGCTCGGCGAGACCCTGCTGATCAGCTATGTCGGCACGCTGACCGGCGCAGTCTTCGCGTTTGCACTGAACTTCTTCGCCGCTGAAAATACCTCTCCTGCGCCCTGGCTGCGTTTCGTGGTACGGCGCCTGCTCGAATTCGCGCGCACCGTGCCAGGCATCGTCTTCGCTCTGATCTTCGTGATTGCGTTTGGGCTCGGCCCGATGGCGGGCGTGCTGGCGATCGCGATCCACTCCACCGGTGCGCTCGGAAAGCTGTTCTCGGAGATCGTCGAGAACGCCGACATGAAGCCGGCCGAAGGCATCCGCTCGACCGGCGCAAGCTGGCTCTCTTGCATGCGCTTTGCGATCGTGCCGCAAGTCACCGCGGGCTATGCCAGCTACGCGCTGCTGCGCTTCGAGATCAACGTCCGCGAAGCCTCGGTGATGGGCTTCGTCGGTGCCGGCGGCATCGGCCAGGAGCTCGTCGTCGCCATCCGCAAATTCTATTATTCGGACGTCAGCGCCATCCTGCTCACCATCATCGTCACGGTCTTCATGATCGATATCGCCACAGGCTGGCTGCGCGGCCGCCTGTTCGGCAAGGGGGCGCGAACGTGA
- the phnD gene encoding phosphonate ABC transporter substrate-binding protein, with the protein MITRRLILAGAAALAFTTSASAEDWKAKYPELTFAVIPAENASGVTERWAPFMNYLSKELGVKVTLRIANDYAAVIEGQRAGNIHIASYGSASFARARLTGVKTDAFANDINADGSTGYYSVFFVKANSPYKSVDQLKGKNLGLVDPNSTSGNNVPRFELDKMGITDADTYFSKVVFTGSHENAILALAQGTVDVAANQWTSDDDSTLAQMLTKGMLKNADGSPMKKDDFRIIHKSAPIINGPYAYNSDLPEEAKAAIAKAFFDAPAKDKAAFDRLQDGQKKGFHPATTKDWDGTIELIKFVDALRKKKAS; encoded by the coding sequence ATGATCACTCGCAGACTCATCCTCGCCGGCGCCGCCGCGCTCGCGTTCACGACCTCAGCCTCCGCCGAGGACTGGAAAGCCAAATATCCCGAGCTGACCTTCGCGGTCATTCCCGCGGAAAACGCCTCGGGCGTGACCGAGCGCTGGGCGCCGTTCATGAACTATCTCTCCAAGGAACTGGGCGTGAAGGTCACGCTGCGCATCGCCAACGACTACGCTGCGGTCATCGAAGGCCAGCGCGCCGGCAACATCCATATCGCCAGCTATGGCTCGGCGTCGTTCGCCCGCGCGCGCCTGACCGGCGTCAAGACCGATGCCTTCGCCAACGATATCAACGCCGACGGCTCGACCGGCTACTATTCGGTGTTCTTCGTCAAGGCGAACAGCCCCTACAAGAGCGTCGATCAGCTCAAGGGCAAGAACCTCGGCCTTGTCGACCCGAACTCGACCTCCGGCAACAACGTGCCGCGCTTCGAGCTCGACAAGATGGGCATCACCGACGCCGACACCTATTTCAGCAAGGTCGTCTTCACCGGCAGCCACGAGAACGCGATCCTGGCGCTGGCGCAGGGTACGGTCGACGTTGCCGCGAACCAGTGGACCAGCGACGACGATTCGACGCTGGCGCAGATGCTGACCAAGGGCATGCTGAAGAACGCCGATGGCTCGCCGATGAAGAAGGACGATTTCCGCATCATCCACAAGTCGGCGCCGATCATCAACGGCCCCTACGCCTACAATTCCGACCTGCCGGAAGAAGCCAAGGCGGCGATCGCGAAGGCGTTCTTCGACGCGCCGGCCAAGGACAAGGCGGCCTTCGATCGCCTCCAGGACGGTCAGAAGAAGGGTTTCCATCCCGCCACCACCAAGGACTGGGATGGCACGATCGAGCTGATCAAGTTCGTCGATGCACTGCGTAAGAAGAAGGCGTCCTGA
- the phnC gene encoding phosphonate ABC transporter ATP-binding protein, whose product MLVVEGLTCRFGAKAAVDNASFQVSPGGFVGVIGRSGAGKSTMLRMINRLATPTEGRILFDGLDVTPLRGKELRQWRARSAMIFQQFNLVGRLDVLTNVLMGRLATMPAWRSLTQTWPEQDKALAMSALEQFDIASLAAQRADQLSGGQQQRVAIARALVQQPDIILADEPIASLDPRNTKIVMDALLRINKHFGITVLCNLHSLDLARSYCDRLIGMAQGRVVFDGAPAALTDHVARELYDLEAADVMGGASAPAHDGVPALGTAAAA is encoded by the coding sequence ATGCTGGTGGTTGAAGGTCTGACCTGCCGCTTCGGCGCAAAAGCCGCGGTGGACAACGCCTCGTTTCAAGTTTCTCCCGGCGGCTTCGTCGGAGTGATCGGGCGCTCCGGCGCCGGCAAGTCGACCATGCTGCGCATGATCAACCGGCTCGCGACGCCGACCGAGGGCCGCATCCTGTTCGATGGCCTCGACGTGACCCCGCTGCGCGGCAAGGAGCTGCGGCAGTGGCGGGCGCGTTCGGCCATGATCTTTCAGCAATTCAATCTGGTCGGCCGGCTCGATGTGCTCACCAACGTGCTGATGGGGCGTCTCGCGACGATGCCGGCCTGGCGCTCGCTGACGCAGACCTGGCCCGAGCAGGACAAGGCACTGGCGATGTCGGCGCTCGAGCAGTTCGATATCGCCTCGCTCGCTGCCCAGCGTGCCGACCAGCTCTCCGGCGGCCAGCAGCAGCGTGTTGCGATCGCCCGCGCGCTTGTCCAACAGCCCGACATCATCCTTGCCGACGAGCCGATCGCCTCGCTCGATCCGCGCAACACCAAGATCGTCATGGATGCGCTGCTGCGCATCAACAAGCATTTCGGCATCACCGTGCTCTGCAATCTGCATTCGCTCGATCTCGCCCGCAGCTATTGCGACCGTCTGATCGGCATGGCGCAGGGCCGCGTGGTGTTCGACGGTGCACCGGCCGCGCTGACCGATCACGTCGCGCGTGAGCTCTACGATCTCGAAGCCGCCGATGTCATGGGTGGTGCGTCCGCGCCAGCCCACGATGGCGTCCCTGCGCTCGGGACGGCCGCGGCTGCCTGA
- a CDS encoding chloramphenicol acetyltransferase produces the protein MAGKVLSVQPTVDASAKLQETRLGAYTEVGARTILTEVTMGDYSYVVNDAQITYTTIGKFCSIAAMTRVNPGNHPMQRATQAHFTYRASAYFPGESDDADFFAWRRQHHIHIGHDVWIGHGAIVLPGRNIGTGAVIAAGAIVTKDVPAYTIVAGNPARIVRRRFSEEIAGRLAKLAWWDWDHDKLREALPDFRKLGIEDFLSTYEARADSPASKRNAVA, from the coding sequence ATGGCCGGCAAGGTGCTTTCAGTTCAACCGACCGTAGATGCTTCCGCGAAGCTGCAGGAGACCCGGCTCGGCGCCTATACCGAAGTCGGCGCACGCACGATCCTCACCGAAGTCACGATGGGCGACTACTCCTACGTCGTGAACGACGCGCAGATCACCTACACCACCATCGGGAAGTTCTGCTCGATCGCCGCGATGACGCGGGTCAATCCCGGCAATCATCCGATGCAGCGCGCCACGCAGGCCCATTTCACCTATCGCGCGAGCGCCTACTTCCCGGGCGAGAGCGACGACGCGGACTTCTTTGCGTGGCGGCGCCAGCATCACATCCATATCGGCCATGACGTCTGGATCGGCCACGGCGCGATCGTGCTGCCGGGCCGCAACATCGGCACCGGCGCGGTGATTGCCGCGGGGGCCATCGTCACCAAAGACGTGCCGGCCTACACCATCGTCGCCGGCAATCCGGCGCGCATCGTGCGGCGGCGGTTCTCGGAAGAGATCGCCGGGCGGCTTGCAAAGCTGGCCTGGTGGGACTGGGATCACGACAAATTGCGTGAAGCCCTGCCCGATTTCCGCAAGCTCGGGATTGAAGATTTCCTCTCCACGTATGAAGCACGGGCAGACTCTCCTGCCAGCAAACGAAACGCGGTCGCGTGA
- a CDS encoding alpha-D-ribose 1-methylphosphonate 5-triphosphate diphosphatase, with protein MTDIFLEGGRALIGAEFVETSLGVSGPDIARVDAPGGRARLAIDARNLLVLPGIVDLHGDAFERQMMPRAGVDFPIDVALADSDRQAISNGITTVFHATTCSWEPGLRSADNARELMEAIERQRPQFAADTRFHLRHETYNLGAEAEITQWLAEGRVDLFAFNDHMDGTVADMAKPRKRNRMVERTGLTSEDFDGLVARIVSRAADVPASVSRLAAVARAAGVRMLSHDDATPAMRREYRELGTDIAEFPINEETARAAASAGDAIVYGAPNVVRGGSHTGWTRASDMIAKGLCSVLASDYYYPAQLLAAFRLAADGVLPLAKAWDLVSAGPARATGLADRGLIAEGRRADILLVDDTIPLRPRLVAVIAGGKLVHLTDATRLLSVAATPREAVVAA; from the coding sequence GTGACAGACATTTTCCTTGAAGGCGGCCGAGCCCTGATCGGCGCCGAATTCGTCGAGACATCGCTTGGCGTGTCCGGTCCGGACATTGCACGGGTCGATGCGCCTGGCGGCCGGGCGCGGCTGGCGATCGATGCGCGCAACCTGCTGGTCCTGCCCGGCATCGTCGATCTGCACGGCGACGCCTTCGAGCGGCAGATGATGCCGCGCGCCGGCGTCGACTTCCCGATCGACGTCGCGCTCGCCGACAGCGACCGTCAGGCGATCAGCAACGGCATCACCACGGTGTTTCACGCCACGACCTGCTCGTGGGAACCGGGCCTGCGGAGTGCCGACAATGCCCGGGAGCTGATGGAGGCGATCGAGCGGCAGCGCCCGCAATTCGCCGCCGACACCCGCTTTCACCTGCGGCACGAGACCTACAATCTCGGCGCCGAGGCCGAGATCACCCAATGGCTCGCCGAAGGGCGCGTCGACCTGTTCGCCTTCAACGACCACATGGACGGTACCGTCGCCGACATGGCCAAGCCGCGCAAACGCAATCGCATGGTGGAACGGACCGGGTTGACGAGCGAGGATTTCGACGGATTGGTCGCGCGTATCGTCTCGCGCGCAGCCGACGTGCCCGCTTCCGTGTCGCGGCTGGCCGCGGTTGCCCGCGCCGCCGGGGTGCGGATGCTTTCGCATGACGACGCAACGCCGGCGATGCGCCGGGAGTATCGCGAGCTCGGCACCGACATCGCGGAGTTTCCGATCAACGAGGAGACGGCGCGGGCGGCCGCCAGCGCCGGCGATGCGATCGTCTATGGCGCGCCGAACGTCGTGCGCGGCGGCAGCCACACCGGCTGGACCAGGGCGTCCGACATGATCGCCAAGGGGCTCTGCTCGGTGCTGGCGTCGGACTATTACTATCCCGCGCAGCTGCTGGCCGCCTTCCGCCTCGCCGCCGACGGCGTGCTGCCGCTGGCGAAGGCCTGGGACCTGGTCTCCGCCGGGCCCGCGCGCGCGACCGGCCTTGCCGACCGCGGCCTTATCGCCGAAGGACGCCGCGCCGACATTCTGCTGGTCGACGACACCATACCGCTGCGGCCGCGGCTGGTCGCGGTGATCGCAGGCGGCAAGCTTGTGCATCTCACCGATGCGACGCGGCTGCTCAGCGTGGCGGCGACGCCGCGCGAGGCTGTCGTTGCGGCATAA
- a CDS encoding DUF1045 domain-containing protein, which yields MTGFPRYAIYSAAGSDSALSRFGAELLGYDAYTGQEVPFPAEALQIAPDWRDITADPRKYGFHGTLKAPMALAAGRTEAELMAVCAEFAGKARPIPSIRPVVDAISGFIAVIPAESVDTLQQLAADCVLSFDSFRAVLTAEDRARRKPEKLSERQRDYLDRWGYPYVMEEFRFHMTLTGRLDAERRGPVLEMLRGRFESLKLDTLATDRIALFRQDDAKARFSIIGEWKLTG from the coding sequence ATGACCGGTTTCCCCCGCTACGCGATCTATTCTGCCGCAGGCAGCGACAGCGCCCTCTCCCGCTTCGGCGCCGAGCTGCTTGGCTACGATGCCTATACCGGTCAAGAGGTGCCCTTCCCCGCTGAGGCTTTGCAAATCGCTCCAGACTGGCGCGACATCACCGCCGATCCCCGCAAGTATGGTTTTCACGGCACGCTGAAGGCGCCGATGGCGCTGGCGGCCGGCAGGACCGAAGCGGAGCTCATGGCGGTATGTGCCGAATTCGCCGGCAAAGCGCGGCCGATCCCGTCGATCCGGCCCGTCGTCGATGCCATCAGCGGCTTCATTGCAGTCATCCCGGCCGAGTCGGTCGACACGCTGCAACAGCTCGCCGCCGATTGCGTCCTCAGTTTCGATTCGTTTCGTGCCGTCCTGACGGCGGAAGACCGCGCGCGGCGGAAACCCGAGAAGCTCAGCGAGCGCCAGCGCGATTATCTCGATCGCTGGGGCTACCCTTACGTGATGGAGGAATTCCGCTTCCACATGACGTTGACGGGACGACTGGACGCGGAGCGACGCGGGCCGGTTCTGGAGATGCTGCGGGGACGGTTTGAGTCGCTGAAGCTCGATACGCTCGCGACTGATCGCATCGCGTTGTTCAGGCAGGACGATGCCAAGGCACGCTTCAGCATTATCGGCGAATGGAAGCTGACTGGTTAG
- a CDS encoding dihydrodipicolinate synthase family protein, with protein sequence MPVTPHKAQRPYRGVFPVVPTIFDERGELDLEGQRRCVDFMIDAGSHGLCILANFSEQFVLTDAERETVMHAVLEHVAGRVPVIVTTTHFSSAVCAARSRQAEAAGAAMVMVMPPYHGATFRVPEKGIVEFFKVLSDAITIPIMIQDAPVAGTPLSVDLLARLSRDFANIRYFKIEVPGAASKLRSLIEAGGKDIEGPWDGEEAITLLADLDAGATGAMTGGGYPDGIRQIIDPYFAGKREEAKAAYERWLPLINYENRQCGLIACKVMMQAGGVIKSDTVRHPLQPLHPATRAGLLELARERDALALRWGS encoded by the coding sequence ATGCCGGTCACCCCACACAAGGCCCAGCGCCCCTATCGCGGCGTGTTCCCGGTGGTGCCCACCATCTTCGATGAACGCGGCGAGCTGGATCTGGAAGGCCAGCGCCGCTGCGTCGACTTCATGATCGATGCCGGTTCGCACGGCCTCTGCATCCTCGCCAATTTCTCCGAGCAGTTCGTGCTCACCGACGCCGAGCGGGAGACCGTGATGCATGCGGTGCTGGAGCATGTGGCGGGCCGCGTGCCTGTGATCGTCACCACCACCCATTTCAGCTCGGCCGTCTGCGCCGCACGCAGCAGGCAGGCTGAAGCGGCCGGCGCTGCCATGGTGATGGTGATGCCGCCCTATCACGGCGCAACCTTTCGCGTGCCCGAAAAAGGCATCGTCGAATTCTTCAAGGTGCTCTCGGACGCCATCACCATTCCCATCATGATCCAGGACGCGCCGGTGGCGGGCACGCCGCTGTCAGTGGACCTGCTGGCGCGGCTGTCGCGCGACTTCGCCAACATCCGTTACTTCAAGATCGAGGTGCCCGGTGCTGCATCAAAGCTGCGCAGCCTGATCGAGGCGGGCGGCAAGGACATCGAAGGCCCCTGGGACGGCGAGGAGGCGATCACGCTGCTCGCCGATCTCGATGCCGGTGCCACCGGCGCCATGACGGGCGGCGGTTATCCCGACGGCATTCGCCAGATCATCGATCCTTATTTTGCCGGCAAGCGCGAGGAGGCGAAAGCCGCCTACGAGCGCTGGCTGCCGCTGATCAATTACGAGAACCGCCAATGCGGCCTGATCGCCTGCAAGGTCATGATGCAGGCCGGCGGCGTCATCAAGTCCGACACCGTGCGCCATCCGCTCCAGCCGCTGCATCCGGCGACGCGGGCAGGGTTGCTGGAGCTGGCTCGGGAGCGCGATGCGCTGGCGCTAAGGTGGGGGAGTTAA
- a CDS encoding methyl-accepting chemotaxis protein, protein MAIFKKSVSSLLLTLMALLAAGALAATAIQMVGAFGRYSESLETERLAAADKAIFQGVLSLRNNRGDAQSAILGEDEPRAKLEAAEKAEQGGYDAIGTALSTVEFARRDELAGTLKQRWNDAAPQFQLFYDEAKRPRAERKIERTMPWYDSVTKVIDTANLASTAVSNRAWMNDPFIARMIQVRRLAWQVRDRYGIHCSMLRSNVNSSRPLDDNQKRQLAQWDGTIASGWAGMAELLAAPDVTADLVTAAKDAQAKTDGVLKQIGELTKNFDGSGKPAMPASEWNTLCQSPFSLIVGVATKALDQSIARAEAVQAKALTNLVLQSLAFLFALAVTLAGVYVVRNRLMRPVRAILDAIARISARDYATPVPQSAYPDEFGTMAAALESLRESAATAERLGQERESQQALQLARSGTVDAACRSFDDTVQAVIHSVAASARELDGTATGVRSLVAESSSQTAAVSSAAEQATNNLETIAAATEELSASVGEISAQVQSSAREAREAVAQVEQTNATVEVLDQTASRIGEVVKMIHAIAGQTNLLALNATIEAARAGEAGRGFAVVAGEVKSLAAQTANATEEISRQVEEIQGATGQAVAAIRSIGGAISGIDEKMTAIAAAVEEQRAATTEISRNFQQAAQGTREVTDTIGGVAKLNQETGNAGTVLTDSVKKMSADADRLRTAVEGFLGAVKSA, encoded by the coding sequence ATGGCAATATTTAAGAAATCGGTAAGCTCGCTTCTTCTGACCTTGATGGCTCTGCTGGCGGCCGGTGCGCTGGCAGCGACGGCGATTCAGATGGTCGGGGCGTTCGGTCGCTACAGCGAGAGTCTCGAGACCGAGCGGCTTGCTGCCGCCGACAAGGCGATTTTCCAGGGCGTGCTGTCCTTGCGCAACAATCGCGGCGACGCCCAGAGCGCGATCCTCGGCGAAGACGAGCCGCGTGCGAAGCTCGAGGCCGCCGAGAAGGCCGAGCAGGGCGGCTATGACGCCATTGGCACCGCGCTCTCAACCGTCGAATTCGCTCGCCGTGACGAGCTCGCCGGGACGTTGAAACAGCGCTGGAACGACGCTGCACCGCAATTTCAGCTATTCTACGACGAGGCCAAGCGCCCGCGCGCCGAGCGCAAGATCGAGCGGACCATGCCCTGGTACGATTCCGTCACCAAGGTGATCGACACGGCAAACCTCGCCTCCACCGCGGTGTCGAACCGCGCGTGGATGAACGATCCCTTCATCGCCCGCATGATTCAGGTCCGTCGCCTCGCCTGGCAGGTGCGGGATCGCTATGGAATCCATTGCTCGATGCTGCGCTCGAACGTCAACAGCAGCAGGCCACTGGATGACAACCAGAAGCGCCAGCTGGCGCAATGGGACGGAACCATCGCCTCGGGCTGGGCCGGCATGGCCGAGTTGCTGGCCGCGCCTGACGTGACCGCTGATCTGGTCACCGCAGCCAAGGACGCGCAGGCCAAGACCGACGGCGTGCTGAAGCAGATCGGCGAGCTCACGAAGAACTTCGATGGTAGCGGCAAGCCCGCGATGCCCGCCTCCGAGTGGAATACGCTCTGCCAGTCGCCATTCTCGCTCATCGTCGGCGTCGCGACCAAGGCGCTGGACCAGTCCATCGCGCGCGCAGAGGCCGTTCAGGCCAAGGCGCTCACCAATCTCGTCCTGCAATCGCTCGCCTTCCTGTTCGCTCTCGCCGTGACGCTGGCCGGTGTCTATGTGGTCCGCAACCGCCTGATGCGCCCGGTGCGGGCCATCCTCGATGCGATCGCCCGGATCAGTGCGCGCGACTATGCAACGCCGGTTCCGCAATCCGCATATCCCGACGAATTCGGCACGATGGCCGCCGCGCTCGAAAGCCTGCGTGAGAGCGCTGCGACCGCGGAGCGCCTGGGCCAGGAACGCGAATCGCAGCAGGCGCTGCAGCTCGCGCGCTCCGGCACCGTGGATGCCGCGTGCCGCAGCTTCGACGACACAGTGCAGGCCGTCATTCACAGCGTCGCGGCATCGGCACGGGAGCTCGATGGGACGGCCACGGGCGTGCGCTCGCTGGTTGCCGAATCCAGCAGCCAGACCGCGGCGGTCTCCTCCGCGGCCGAGCAGGCCACCAACAATCTCGAAACCATCGCGGCTGCGACCGAGGAGCTCTCGGCGTCCGTCGGCGAGATCTCCGCACAGGTGCAGTCCAGCGCGCGCGAGGCTCGTGAAGCTGTCGCGCAGGTCGAGCAGACCAACGCGACCGTCGAAGTCCTCGATCAGACCGCGAGCCGGATCGGTGAGGTCGTGAAGATGATCCACGCCATCGCCGGTCAGACCAATCTGCTGGCGCTGAACGCGACTATCGAGGCCGCGCGCGCCGGAGAGGCCGGCCGCGGCTTTGCCGTGGTCGCGGGCGAGGTCAAGAGCCTCGCGGCGCAGACCGCAAACGCAACGGAAGAGATCTCGCGGCAGGTCGAGGAGATCCAGGGGGCGACAGGGCAGGCCGTCGCCGCGATCCGCTCCATCGGCGGCGCCATCAGCGGCATCGACGAGAAGATGACCGCGATTGCAGCGGCTGTGGAGGAGCAGCGCGCCGCGACCACCGAGATCTCGCGCAACTTCCAGCAGGCGGCGCAAGGTACCCGCGAGGTCACCGATACCATCGGCGGCGTCGCCAAGCTCAACCAGGAGACCGGCAACGCCGGCACGGTGCTCACCGACTCCGTGAAGAAGATGTCGGCCGATGCCGACCGTCTCCGCACAGCGGTCGAGGGCTTCCTTGGCGCGGTGAAATCGGCCTGA